The following is a genomic window from Bacteroidia bacterium.
CGTCCACACTCAGTCTCACGAGAATTGCCAAACCGGTTGTGCATCCGTCACGCATCATCGGCCTGCATTTTGCAAACCCGGTGCCGAAAACACCGCTCTGTGAAATCGTCCGCGCGTTCCAGACTTCGGACGAGACCTTCCGCCGGACCAGGGAGTTCATCAATTCCATCGGGAAGACGCCGGTCGAGGTGTACGAATATCCGGGCTTCATCACCACCCGCGTCATCATCCCGATGCTCAACGAAGCGATGTACGTGCTCATGGAGGGTGTTGCCAGCGCCGAAGATATTGACACAGCCATGCGGCTGGCCTACAATCTCCCGACAGGTCCTCTCGAGCTGGCGGATAGCATGGGACTCGAGGAGTTGCTCGCGTGGATGGAATCCATGTTCCAGGAGCTGGGCGACTCGAAATACCGCCCCTGCCCTCTTCTCAGAAGAAAGGTCCGCGAACAGAAATACGGACTGAAAAGCGGCGAAGGATTTTTCCGCTACGACGACGCAGG
Proteins encoded in this region:
- a CDS encoding 3-hydroxyacyl-CoA dehydrogenase NAD-binding domain-containing protein; the protein is MPEEQISLKDLEQEMSIAAPQETARIDYVGLVGGGVMGRGLAHTLSAQGLNVLIVERDEERAQLCLDGLAENMDREIQRWSMTSSEKRALLSRIKVTTDITEVSHTDFVMEVVDEQFDLKQELLLKLDKLCSPGTIIASNTSTLSLTRIAKPVVHPSRIIGLHFANPVPKTPLCEIVRAFQTSDETFRRTREFINSIGKTPVEVYEYPGFITTRVIIPMLNEAMYVLMEGVASAEDIDTAMRLAYNLPTGPLELADSMGLEELLAWMESMFQELGDSKYRPCPLLRRKVREQKYGLKSGEGFFRYDDAGKRISDTQAQEA